In the Pseudomonas sp. DTU_2021_1001937_2_SI_NGA_ILE_001 genome, one interval contains:
- a CDS encoding STAS domain-containing protein, with the protein MAVTSERSADGRQVTLFVEGRFDFSSHQDFRAAYQAYPGDLEYAVDLRGTQYLDSSALGMLLLLRDHAGGDKAQVRLINCTPDVVKILTISNFFKLFQMG; encoded by the coding sequence ATGGCGGTTACTTCCGAGCGTTCTGCGGATGGTCGGCAAGTCACGCTGTTTGTCGAAGGGCGCTTCGACTTTTCATCCCACCAGGACTTTCGCGCGGCTTACCAGGCCTATCCGGGTGATCTGGAATATGCGGTCGACCTGCGCGGCACCCAGTACCTGGACAGCTCTGCGCTGGGCATGCTGCTGTTGCTGCGTGACCACGCCGGGGGCGACAAGGCGCAGGTCCGCCTGATCAACTGCACCCCGGACGTGGTCAAGATCCTGACGATCTCGAACTTCTTCAAACTGTTCCAGATGGGCTGA
- the fliJ gene encoding flagellar export protein FliJ, whose protein sequence is MAQSRAARLAPVVEMAESAERSAAQRLGHAQGQVNLAHNKLEELEQFRLNYQQQWIDKGGHGVSGQWLMNYQRFLNQLETAIGQQRKSLAWHQANLDRARGVWQQAYARVEGLRKLVQRYIDEARALEDKREQKLLDELSQRLPRHDL, encoded by the coding sequence ATGGCACAGAGTCGTGCGGCGCGTCTGGCGCCGGTGGTGGAAATGGCCGAATCTGCCGAACGCAGCGCCGCGCAGCGCCTCGGGCATGCGCAGGGGCAGGTCAACCTGGCGCACAACAAGCTCGAAGAGCTGGAACAGTTCCGTCTCAATTACCAGCAGCAATGGATCGACAAGGGCGGGCATGGTGTCTCGGGGCAGTGGCTGATGAACTACCAGCGCTTTCTCAACCAGCTGGAAACCGCCATCGGCCAGCAGCGCAAGAGCCTGGCCTGGCACCAGGCCAACCTGGATCGGGCCAGGGGCGTCTGGCAACAGGCTTACGCCCGTGTCGAAGGTCTGCGCAAGCTGGTGCAGCGCTACATTGATGAAGCCCGTGCCCTGGAAGACAAGCGTGAGCAGAAACTGCTGGACGAATTGTCCCAGCGCCTGCCGCGCCATGACCTGTAG